In Remersonia thermophila strain ATCC 22073 chromosome 3, whole genome shotgun sequence, the following proteins share a genomic window:
- a CDS encoding 40S ribosomal protein eS27 — protein sequence MVLAVDLLNPSPATEARKHKLKTLVPAPRSFFMDVKCPGCFTITTVFSHAQTVVVCPGCATFLCQPTGGKARLTEGCSFRRK from the exons ATG GTTCTCGCCGTTGACCTCCTCAaccccagcccggccactGAGGCCCGCAAGCACAAGCTCAAG ACCCTTGTGCCTGCTCCCCGCTCCTTCTTCATGGACGTCAAGTGCCCCGGCTGcttcaccatcaccaccgtctTCTCCCACGCCCagaccgtcgtcgtctgccCCGGCTGCGCGACCTTCCTCTGCCAGCCCACTGGTGGCAAGGCCCGTCTGACCGAGGGCTGCTCGTTCCGGAGGAAGTAA